A part of Aspergillus flavus chromosome 1, complete sequence genomic DNA contains:
- a CDS encoding uncharacterized protein (domain of unknown function-domain containing protein), which translates to MQNHTLRQHVPSANIRQAFAVAMSAMYAKEVPLYGDLLSLVQQSNQRVLESDPNLRQKLSTTDNLDRIHWERHGAIRVGRPDELNQVRRVLQVMNMLPTGYYDLAPANVPVHSTCFRAPELSELSKNAFRMFVSLLRPELIKSDEVRQRVTSILSRRSIFSERMLALLAIYESNGGLVEAEAEEFVHEATSSFQWHNSAAVSYVEYQEMLSESAILADIVAFKSPHINHLTPRVLDIDAVQSSMRDWNIPVKDYIEGPPKRKCPILLRQTSFKAIEEPISFPVETTESANTKQFVPGRHKARFGEVEQRGAALTVKGRQLYDSLLAIATRDSITAGDTTAFSRVFASFPDSWMEMRELGLAWFRYYINPNKLHAQPEPKPFNLSQLIEDDIVRYEPIVYEDFLPISAAGIFRSNLDKNGDSATIYLNSCDLCSKCDFEKALGVEVADEMLLYQRIQAESIDQCKAWVENALGGL; encoded by the coding sequence ATGCAAAACCACACTTTACGCCAGCATGTCCCATCAGCAAACATCCGACAAGCCTTTGCGGTGGCCATGTCAGCCATGTACGCCAAAGAGGTCCCTTTATATGGCGATTTGCTTAGTTTGGTTCAACAAAGTAACCAGAGAGTACTTGAGAGCGATCCAAATCTTCGCCAAAAGCTCAGTACTACTGATAATCTCGACAGAATCCATTGGGAGCGCCACGGAGCCATACGTGTCGGCAGGCCGGACGAGCTGAACCAGGTCCGACGCGTCCTCCAGGTCATGAATATGCTGCCTACTGGGTATTATGACCTTGCACCGGCTAATGTCCCGGTGCATTCGACTTGTTTCCGAGCACCTGAACTATCTGAGCTCTCGAAAAATGCTTTTCGCATGTTTGTCTCCTTGCTTCGCCCAGAGCTGATCAAGTCCGATGAGGTTCGTCAACGCGTTACCAGCATTCTTTCCCGCCGGAGTATATTCTCCGAAAGGATGTTGGCGCTGCTGGCCATATATGAATCCAACGGGGGCCTTGTCGAAGCGGAAGCCGAAGAGTTTGTCCATGAAGCAACGAGCAGCTTCCAGTGGCACAACTCAGCCGCGGTATCTTATGTGGAATACCAGGAGATGTTATCCGAAAGCGCTATCTTGGCCGACATTGTTGCCTTCAAGTCGCCGCACATCAACCACTTGACCCCACGAGTACTGGACATTGACGCAGTCCAATCGAGTATGCGAGACTGGAACATACCGGTCAAAGATTACATCGAGGGACCTCCGAAACGGAAATGTCctattcttcttcgacaGACTAGTTTTAAAGCGATTGAGGAGCCAATCAGCTTTCCTGTGGAAACAACAGAATCTGCAAACACTAAGCAATTTGTCCCAGGCAGACACAAGGCACGCTTCGGCGAGGTTGAACAGCGAGGTGCGGCTCTAACGGTGAAAGGACGTCAACTGTATGATTCGCTTCTGGCAATAGCGACCAGGGATTCTATCACAGCCGGTGATACGACTGCGTTCTCTCGCGTCTTTGCGAGTTTCCCAGACTCTTGGATGGAAATGCGCGAGCTAGGACTGGCCTGGTTCCGCTACTACATCAATCCCAACAAACTTCACGCGCAGCCTGAACCGAAGCCATTCAACTTGAGCCAATTGATTGAGGATGACATAGTCCGCTACGAGCCCATAGTCTACGAAGACTTTCTCCCCATAAGCGCGGCCGGCATCTTCCGGAGTAACTTGGACAAGAACGGGGATAGCGCAACTATATACTTGAACTCCTGTGACCTCTGTAGTAAGTGTGACTTTGAGAAGGCTCTCGGGGTTGAAGTTGCCGATGAGATGCTTCTGTATCAGAGAATTCAGGCGGAGAGCATCGACCAGTGTAAGGCTTGGGTTGAAAACGCTTTGGGAGGTTTATAG
- a CDS encoding GMC oxidoreductase-domain-containing protein: MLKQRHGVMRLPGMASPAMQRPSVHIITDAVAHRIILSQGDLGVTATGVEANIQGQTKIIKAKKEVILTAGALNTPKLLELSGIGNKAILDQFNIPVVIDNPNVGENLQDHLMSGISFEVKPGVMTGDPLLRQEPDAIQTALKLYAEHKAGPMTVGGVQSCAYMPMIDYHGQQEAKRAYLDTFLSGPDDRDKVIRDIYAELNTPTCSMFMFLAQANLHQAGKSFVGQELLPGNFLSLGLSQSLPFSRGTVHIASSDPNRPPIIDPGYFSNSLDLDIMARNLLDVERLHSLKPISDYLLVDGKRNHPDAFLTDRKSAKRYLHDTANYNLPFKWNGGYASSRERRCGG, encoded by the coding sequence ATGCTGAAACAAAGACACGGAGTTATGCGGCTACCGGGTATGGCCTCCCCTGCGATGCAGCGACCGAGCGTCCATATTATTACAGATGCAGTCGCTCATCGAATCATCCTTTCCCAGGGAGATCTAGGGGTTACAGCTACCGGGGTAGAAGCAAATATCCAAGGACAAACAAAGATTATCAAAGCTAAGAAGGAGGTTATCCTTACTGCTGGAGCACTTAACACCCCGAAACTGCTTGAGCTATCTGGGATTGGAAATAAAGCTATTCTTGACCAATTCAATATCCCGGTAGTGATTGACAACCCCAACGTCGGCGAAAATCTGCAGGACCATCTTATGAGCGGGATCAGTTTCGAGGTGAAGCCGGGGGTCATGACCGGTGACCCACTGCTGCGACAGGAGCCAGACGCGATTCAGACTGCGTTAAAGCTCTATGCAGAACACAAAGCGGGACCAATGACTGTAGGAGGCGTGCAATCTTGTGCCTATATGCCTATGATTGACTATCACGGGCAACAGGAAGCCAAGCGGGCTTATCTGGATACCTTCCTCAGCGGCCCAGACGATCGGGACAAAGTGATCCGAGATATCTACGCGGAGCTGAATACCCCTACCTGCTCTATGTTTATGTTTCTTGCTCAGGCAAATCTTCATCAAGCGGGCAAGAGCTTCGTAGGCCAGGAGCTTCTACCTGGAAACTTTCTGAGTTTAGGTCTCTCCCAAAGCCTACCCTTCTCTCGTGGAACAGTGCATATCGCCTCATCGGACCCTAACAGGCCCCCGATAATCGATCCTGGCTATTTCTCGAACTCAttggatttggatatcatggCCCGTAACCTATTAGATGTGGAACGACTCCACAGTCTAAAGCCTATTTCTGATTACCTACTAGTCGACGGAAAACGCAACCACCCTGATGCTTTTCTTACAGATCGAAAATCGGCAAAAAGATATCTTCACGATACAGCCAACTACAACCTACCATTCAAGTGGAACGGTGGCTATGCTTCCTCGAGAGAAAGGAGGTGTGGTGGATGA
- a CDS encoding putative aldehyde dehydrogenase: METLTTLWQLNTEQKAYEFLASQRDPIRLRNFVANKFLPCATSNKWVNSYNPRDGKVLVQVPLSDSTDVDVAVETATKAFPSWSRTSRKARSQMLQRIASIISDEKELFAVWESIDQGKTLARARVEVERAIENFNYFATYILHEESAARYVDGPPSVLTYEHRSPVGVFGLITPWNMPLYLLTWKIAPCLAFGCVGIAKPSEVTSITAFLLAEVFKKAELPAGVMNIVFGDGPGVGSALVRSTRVRGVSFTGGPATGVQIRRDTAADIGKHVSLELGGKNPVLVFDDVDIPNAVSVAARAAFENSGQICLCGSRIYVHRRIYDNFMSAFVAYVEKNYRLGETMGPVASLQHYLKIRSYLLQARVESAQFHIGGIPSEEPDGYWVPPVILSGIDTNSPVIRDEIFGPVVTVTIFDTEDEAIALANDNVNGLAAIVMTNDIARMRRIGERIDAGLVWVNCWLVRELGTAFGGLKASGVGREGGAHSRDVFTNLRTLHVPSAW, from the exons ATGGAGACTCTTACCACACTATGGCAGCTCAACACTGAGCAAAAGGCCTATGAATTCTTGGCCAGTCAGCGCGACCCGATCCGTCTCCGCAATTTCGTGGCCAACAAATTCCTACCCTGCGCGACGTCCAATAAATGGGTTAATTCGTATAATCCTAGAGATGGCAAAGTCTTGGTACAAGTTCCTCTAAGCGACTCTACGGACGTGGACGTGGCTGTCGAGACAGCCACGAAGGCGTTTCCTTCGTGGTCGCGGACGTCGCGAAAGGCAAGATCTCAGATGCTGCAAAGAATTGCCAGCATTATCAGCGACGAAAAAGAGCTTTTCGCGGTCTGGGAGAGCATTGACCAAGGGAAGACTCTTGCTCGCGCGCGAGTGGAAGTGGAGAGAGCTATTGAGAACTTCAA CTATTTTGCTACATACATCCTGCACGAGGAAAGCGCCGCCCGTTATGTAGATGGACCACCTTCGGTCTTGACATACGAACACCGATCTCCCGTGGGCGTTTTCGGACTCATCACTCCATGGAACATGCCGCTCTATCTTTTGACCTGGAAAATTGCACCTTGCCTCGCTTTTGGCTGCGTAGGAATTGCGAAGCCAAGTGAAGTGACAAGTATAACCGCATTCC TTTTGGCCGAGGTTTTCAAGAAAGCAGAACTGCCTGCTGGGGTGATGAACATAGTTTTTGGTGATGGGCCTGGCGTCGGTTCTGCCTTGGTACGCTCGACTCGTGTTCGTGGCGTATCATTTACTGGTGGCCCCGCCACAGGAGTCCAGATTAGACGGGACACGGCTGCAGATATTGGGAAGCACGTATCGCTCGAGCTGGGTGGCAAAAACCCAGTGTTGGTCTTTGACGACGTCGATATACCTAACGCCGTGTCTGTGGCAGCCCGTGCAGCTTTTGAGAATAGCGGCCAGATCTGTCTTTGCGGATCGCGTATCTATGTTCATCGTCGCATCTACGACAATTTCATGTCCGCATTTGTTGCTTATGTCGAGAAAAACTACCGATTAGGGGAGACGATGGGACCTGTCGCCTCTCTGCAACATTATCTCAAGATCCGGTCCTATCTCCTGCAGGCTCGAGTGGAATCCGCACAGTTCCACATCGGCGGCATTCCGTCCGAGGAACCGGACGGCTACTGGGTCCCCCCCGTTATTCTGAGTGGTATTGACACCAACAGTCCAGTGATCCGGGACGAAATCTTTGGACCCGTTGTCACCGTGACAATTTTTGACACAGAAGATGAGGCTATCGCACTGGCAAACGACAATGTCAATGGACTAGCAGCTATTGTTATGACAAACGATATAGCCAGGATGCGTCGTATTGGCGAAAGGATTGACGCCGGACTGGTGTGGGTGAACTGCTGGCTGGTGAGAGAACTCGGCACGGCATTCGGAGGGCTCAAGGCATCTGGGGTGGGTCGAGAGGGTGGTGCACATAGCCGAGACGTTTTTACCAACCTGCGGACGCTTCATGTCCCCTCCGCCTGGTAG
- a CDS encoding putative L-PSP endoribonuclease family protein — MSGTTHPNGVPYLRPAGNAQGLANYPHARTVTAGHGASYIHISGTSSRRGDGSFVGAERAHDPNGNPSLKLDIRLQTAAVLKNIAAIIDGATEGRAGMQNVVEVTVFLTNMKDDYAGMNEEWNKVWPDRTTAPARTTVEVRALPREEILVEMKCVAWLAG; from the coding sequence ATGTCAGGCACCACGCATCCCAATGGCGTCCCCTATCTCCGTCCAGCCGGCAACGCCCAAGGCCTCGCTAATTATCCGCATGCCCGAACGGTTACTGCTGGGCATGGAGCTTCTTATATCCATATTTCGGGAACTTCTTCGCGCCGCGGCGATGGATCGTTTGTCGGAGCTGAAAGAGCCCACGACCCCAACGGCAACCCCTCTCTCAAACTCGACATTCGTCTCCAGACAGCGGCCGTCTTGAAGAACATAGCGGCGATCATAGACGGCGCCACGGAGGGCCGGGCTGGGATGCAGAATGTGGTCGAAGTTACCGTTTTCCTTACGAACATGAAAGACGATTATGCTGGGATGAATGAAGAGTGGAACAAGGTCTGGCCAGACCGCACGACGGCGCCGGCACGCACAACTGTGGAAGTGAGGGCATTGCCCCGGGAGGAAATCCTGGTGGAGATGAAATGCGTTGCCTGGCTCGCGGGGTGA
- a CDS encoding putative alcohol dehydrogenase (unnamed protein product) yields MSISLPPTMKGVQIRQQGDPANMVIETGLPLPTVKDTDVLVKLHYSGVNFIDIYQRTGVYGVQVPFTAGREGAGTIVQVGAKVTSSYGLKVGDRVAVFTQGAFAEYVAAPAEGVMRLPPSVSTKIGAAVMLQGLTAWTMVQESHKVSSGQIILVQAAAGGTGGLLVQMCKYLGATVIGTVSNVEKAKVAEENGCDHTILYKTTNVEEQVMRLTGNKGCHAVFSGVGQSTFNADLACTRRKGTLVSYGNSSGVVSNFSILLLSKKNVKLVRPTLANYIAEREEFVERSTQLLKLLEDGAIHMRLGGEYELEDVQKAQDALSGQKTMGKLLINLQA; encoded by the coding sequence ATGAGCATCTCTCTACCGCCGACTATGAAAGGCGTTCAGATTCGCCAACAGGGTGATCCGGCGAATATGGTCATTGAGACAGGGTTGCCCCTGCCTACCGTCAAAGACACCGATGTGCTTGTCAAACTCCATTATTCCGGCGTCAACTTTATCGATATCTATCAGCGCACCGGTGTCTATGGCGTACAGGTGCCATTCACTGCTGGCCGTGAAGGTGCCGGAACGATTGTTCAAGTTGGCGCCAAAGTAACCTCATCGTACGGGTTGAAAGTAGGGGACCGTGTCGCAGTCTTTACACAGGGCGCCTTTGCCGAATATGTGGCCGCCCCGGCGGAGGGTGTCATGAGACTACCTCCATCAGTGTCCACCAAGATAGGAGCCGCGGTCATGCTTCAGGGTCTCACTGCCTGGACTATGGTCCAGGAATCGCACAAAGTGAGCAGTGGCCAAATTATTCTTGTGCAAGCTGCAGCCGGTGGGACTGGAGGTCTCCTGGTCCAGATGTGCAAGTATCTTGGTGCTACCGTCATCGGGACGGTCTCCAACGTGGAAAAGGCCAAAGTCGCCGAGGAAAACGGATGTGACCACACCATCCTGTACAAAACCACCAACGTGGAAGAGCAAGTTATGCGATTGACTGGCAACAAGGGATGTCATGCCGTCTTCAGTGGCGTTGGCCAAAGTACTTTCAACGCGGACCTGGCCTGCACCCGGAGAAAGGGCACCCTAGTTTCATACGGAAATAGTAGCGGCGTGGTGTCCAATTTCTCCATTCTGCTtttgagcaagaagaatgtaaaGCTGGTCAGGCCAACCTTGGCAAACTACATTGCTGAGAGAGAGGAGTTTGTGGAGAGAAGCACGCAGCTGTTAAAGTTGCTCGAAGACGGGGCCATCCATATGCGGCTAGGAGGCGAATatgagctggaggatgtcCAGAAGGCGCAGGATGCGCTCAGTGGCCAGAAGACAATGGGCAAGTTACTCATCAATTTACAAGCTTGA
- a CDS encoding putative 2-amino-3-carboxymuconate-6-semialdehyde decarboxylase, whose protein sequence is MRSTLQVLLVHAHIQQTQHSQMTNSCGCLCGSSSHDSDLGGVDGQTASPSMRIDVHTHIMPPELPSFPPLDEDVSSDKSHEWITLRPHNDQKPQTNGISNPKTPKKVDMYVGDRFFRTVEANCYDPELRIKEMDATGIDVQVLSTVPILFSYDKPAKQAASMARYLNDHIASVCQEYPQRFMGLATVPLQDVDASIAELHRAKKDLCLNGVEIGAEINGRSLDSAEFEPFWTACEELDFPIFVHPLGYEWEKEKTSRWKPYWSAWLIGMPSETALAIHAILSSGVLVTHPRLRFCFAHAGGSYLPLLGRIQHGYNCRPDLVAHSAQGVSPADFFKQHQSNIWLDSLMHDADLVEYICRKIGVGRIVLGSDYPFPLGEMPQPGELLSTDSQIQKFLCATSRARIMSKNVLDFLGIDKIPA, encoded by the exons ATGAGATCTACTTTGCAGGTCCTATTAGTCCACGCTCATATTCAACAAACACAACATTCCCAAATGACGAATTCTTGTGGCTGCCTTTGTGGCTCCTCGAGTCATGACTCTGACCTTGGTGGTGTCGATGGCCAAACTGCGTCGCCATCTATGCGCATCGACGTCCACACCCACATCATGCCACCTGAACTGCCAAGCTTCCCACCtttggatgaggatgtttcGAGCGATAAGAGCCACGAATGGATCACGCTGAGACCACACAATGACCAAAAACCTCAGACGAACGGCATCAGTAACCCCAAAACACCTAAGAAAGTCGACATGTACGTAGGTGATCGGTTCTTCAGAACAGTGGAAGCCAATTGCTACGACCCTGAGTTACGCATTAAAGAAATGGACGCGACTGGAATCGATGTGCAAGTCCTGAGCACGGTCCCAATTCTGTTTTCTTATGACAAGCCAGCGAAACAGGCCGCCTCCATGGCCAGATATCTGAACGATCATATCGCTTCCGTATGTCAGGAATATCCTCAGCGGTTTATGGGACTGGCAACAGTTCCTTTGCAAGATGTCGACGCCTCAATCGCGGAACTGCACCGTGCAAAAAAGGACCTGTGTTTAAATGGCGTGGAGATCGGGGCTGAAATCAACGGGCGGAGCCTGGACAGCGCCGAGTTCGAACCATTCTGGACCGCATGCGAGGAGCTAGATTTTCCTATTTTTGTGCACCCCTTAGGGTACGAgtgggaaaaggagaagacgAGCCGGTGGAAGCCGTATTGGTCTGCATGGTTGATAGGCAT GCCAAGTGAGACTGCTCTCGCAATTCATGCAATTCTCTCTTCCGGCGTGTTAGTCACCCATCCAAGGCTACGTTTCTGCTTTGCGCACGCCGGCGGAAGCTACCTACCACTGCTGGGTCGCATTCAACACGGCTACAACTGCCGGCCGGACCTTGTGGCACATAGCGCGCAGGGCGTCTCACCAGCAGACTTCTTTAAGCAGCACCAGTCTAACATCTGGCTGGATAGCCTGATGCATGACGCCGACCTGGTGGAGTATATCTGCAGGAAAATCGGCGTAGGAAGGATTGTCTTGGGCAGTGACTATCCGTTTCCGCTGGGGGAGATGCCGCAGCCTGGGGAGCTACTATCCACAGATTCGCAGATTCAGAAATTTTTGTGCGCGACGAGTAGAGCGCGCATTATGTCGAAAAATGTACTAGATTTCTTGGGCATAGACAAGATACCTGCCTAG
- a CDS encoding putative amino acid transporter yields MTISLSQENKKCPETGNIALDGSQLGEASTEETERGESREIFELSQGGVEFRTVSWQRATVVFIKISFAMSILATPGALAALGSVGGSLCIIGFTTLNTYSAIILGDFRNKYPQCHMLPDMMAFTWGRIGRELVGIQVIIAQILISASGIVTTATGFNALSSHGTCTVTFALVSTILVTICSSIRMFSRLGWLTWIGFFTFLLAVFIFTVAVTQQDRPPAAPPTGDFDLGWTPIAYPSFVVGMLNVENIFISTAGSSMFLPVISEMRRPQDYRKACISAGFIVGAMYLSFSLVIYRWCGVWLSVPVFGSAGKLFKQTSYGIAMPGLVIGVGIYQHVAAKYAFVRLLRDSKHLQANTWVHWLTWLGINFILGAVAFVVAEAVPILDYLLALAGALCFAPFSLIFPALLWFHDHKDYKSGPRIQKVKYGLHAGIVILGLFMTVGGTYAVSISIKDAFSSGDIAQVFDCRDNSGSSV; encoded by the exons ATGACTATTTCTCTTAgtcaagagaacaaaaaatGCCCCGAGACCGGTAATATCGCGCTCGATGGGTCTCAGTTAGGCGAAGCCTCAACTGAGGAAACAGAGCGCGGGGAGTCACGCGAGATCTTCGAACTGAGCCAGGGCGGCGTCGAGTTCAGGACTGTCAGCTGGCAGCGAGCGACTGTTGTCTTCATTAAAATCAGCTTTGCGATGAGCATCCTCGCCACTCCAGGGGCTTTAGCGGCACTTGGCTCGGTTGGCGGATCGTTATGTATCATCGGATTTACTACGTTGAATACAT ATTCTGCTATTATCCTCGGCGATTTTCGCAATAAATATCCCCAATGTCACA TGCTGCCAGATATGATGGCCTTCACCTGGGGACGTATTGGCCGCGAACTCGTCGGAATCCAGGTCATAATTGCTCAGATCCTAATTTCCGCAAGTGGAATCGTTACAACAGCAACCGGATTCAACGCTTTGTCGAGTCATGGGACATGCACAGTGACTTTTGCTCTTGTATCCACAATTTTGGTTACCATATGCTCGTCCATCCGCATGTTCTCTCGTCTGGGCTGGCTGACCTGGATTggcttcttcaccttccttcttGCAGTATTTATCTTCACGGTCGCCGTGACGCAGCAAGACCGACCTCCAGCAGCCCCACCAACCGGTGACTTTGATCTCGGCTGGACACCCATCGCGTACCCATCCTTTGTTGTGGGTATGCTGAATGTAgaaaacatcttcatcagcacGGCTGGTTCGTCCATGTTTTTACCTGTTATCTCGGAGATGCGCCGGCCCCAGGATTATCGCAAGGCTTGTATCTCGGCCGGTTTCATAGTTGGAGCTATGTATTTGTCGTTTAGTCTGGTTATATACCGCTGGTGTGGTGTTTGGCTTTCTGTTCCTGTCTTCGGCAGTGCTGGAAAGCTCTTCAAGCAGACATCTTATGGTATCGCAATGCCAGGGCTTGTGATTGGTGTTGGCATCTACCAGCATGTAGCGGCCAAGTACGCCTTTGTCCGGTTGCTCCGTGATTCGAAACATTTGCAGGCAAATACCTGGGTTCACTGGCTCACCTGGCTCGGTATCAACTTTATACTGGGTGCTGTAGCTTTCGTTGTGGCAGAGGCAGTCCCGATCTTGGATTATTTACTTGCTTTGGCCGGCGCACTGTGCTTCGCGCCCTTCAGCCTGATTTTTCCGGCACTTCTCTGGTTTCATGATCATAAAGACTATAAATCTGGGCCAAGGATTCAGAAGGTAAAGTATGGACTACATGCGGGAATTGTGATTCTTGGGCTTTTCATGACAGTTGGTGGAAC GTATGCCGTCTCTATTTCGATCAAGGACGCGTTTTCCAGTGGAGATATCGCCCAGGTCTTTGACTGCAGGGACAACTCTGGATCCAGTGTGTAG
- a CDS encoding monocarboxylate transporter: protein MPNSEHGSSLVDVSHTIDERQETLVDNELSSSTKVTYPEGGRDAWLVVLGAWCGLIASLGIYNTAGVFEVVVSKVLLPEYSQSTIGWIFSVYAFVNWVCGVQVGPTFDAMGPRALIIAGTFCTLIGIFALSVCTEYYQIFLSFSILTGIGSSLLLTPSMGCVAHWFMERRGLASGVAFIGGSFGGVIFPLMIQSLLSQVGWGWSIRILAFILLVLCTISVTFCRSRVPPRRGTKPTWRDTLPDHRIFLDGTGVMAVTTAGLVLTDLAYFIPITYTPSYYIDRQNLSQEKALTGSAAFAYQLLAILNAASCVGRYVAGDLADRFGRYNTMIVSLFLCTVSVLCFWLPDIVISDLDNPALLIVFIILFGFCSGSNTSLTPICLGQLCETHDYGRYYASCFTVVSFGVLASIPIAGSLLNAVDATGKAKYWGTALFAGLSYVASLLCFLWVRIKVKGWDWRIKW from the exons ATGCCAAATTCAGAACACGGTTCGTCCCTAGTGGATGTTTCGCATACAATCGATGAAAGGCAGGAGACGCTAGTCGACAACGaactctcttcttccaccaaggTCACTTATCCAGAGGGTGGTCGTGATGCCTGGTTGGTGGTGCTGGGTGCGTGGTGTGGTTTAATCGCATCGTTAGGGATCTACAACACAGCCGGTGTGTTCGAGGTCGTTGTCTCCAAAGTACTCTTGCCGGAATACTCACAATCGACCATTGGCTGGATATTCTCCGTCTACGCCTTCGTGAACTGGGTTTGCGGGGTGCAAGTTGGACCGACTTTTGATGCAATGGGCCCGCGTGCTTTAATCATTGCAGGGACGTTTTGCACACTCATTGGCATTTTCGCACTCAGCGTTTGCACAG AATACTATCAGATCTTTCTGTCATTCTCCATTCTGACGGGTATCGGTTCATCCCTTCTACTCACCCCATCAATGGGCTGCGTCGCTCATTGGTTCATGGAGCGTCGCGGTCTCGCCAGTGGTGTAGCATTTATTGGGGGCAGTTTCGGTGGCGTTATCTTTCCCCTCATGATCCAATCCCTCCTCTCTCAAGTGGGCTGGGGCTGGTCAATCCGTATTCTCGCATTTATATTGCTCGTACTTTGCACTATCAGCGTAACATTCTGCCGAAGCAGAGTTCCGCCGCGCAGAGGAACAAAACCAACGTGGCGGGATACATTGCCAGACCATCGTATCTTCCTGGATGGCACAGGAGTCATGGCAGTCACGACTGCGGGACTCGTCTTAACAGACTTAGCATACTTCATACCTATCACATACACGCCAAGCTACTACATCGATCGACAAAATCTATCTCAAGAAAAAGCCTTGACGGGATCAGCAGCATTTGCATATCAGCTTCTGGCGATTCTCAATGCTGCTTCGTGTGTTGGACGTTACGTGGCGGGTGACTTGGCCGATCGATTCGGCCGGTACAATACCATGATTGTCTCGTTGTTCCTCTGCACAGTATCCGTTCTCTGTTTCTGGTTACCGGACATCGTCATATCAGATCTAGATAACCCGGCACTCCTAATAGTctttataatactatttgGGTTCTGTAGTGGTTCGAACACTAGTCTGACACCGATCTGTCTGGGCCAGCTTTGCGAAACTCATGACTATGGGCGATACTATGCGAGCTGCTTCACGGTAGTCTCTTTTGGGGTGTTGGCCAGTATCCCTATCGCGGGAAGCCTTCTTAATGCGGTGGACGCTACTGGGAAAGCAAAGTACTGGGGAACTGCGCTTTTCGCAGGACTCAGTTATGTGGCCTCTTTGCTATGTTTTCTCTGGGTCAGGATTAAAGTGAAGGGGTGGGATTGGAGGATTAAGTGGTAG
- a CDS encoding 3-hydroxyanthranilate 3,4-dioxygenase encodes MSTTNGLPIPGPLQLTAWLEKNSASLQPPVNNKCLYSGEDFILMAVGGPNQRKDYHINQTEEWFYQIKGDMLLKIVENGDQFRDVVIREGEMFLLPGNIPHSPRRQGDTIGLVMERQRPVGSIDRLRWYCENEKEHGETPALIREEQFFCEDMETQLKEVIEDWMRNESSRECKLCGSIAAA; translated from the exons ATGAGTACAACTAACGGCCTCCCCATCCCGGGGCCCCTGCAGTTGACGGCTTGGCTGGAGAAGAACTCTGCGAGTCTGCAGCCACCCGTTAACAACAAATGCCTGTATTCTGGCGAAGACTTTATATTGATGGCAGTTGGTGGCccaaaccaaagaaaagactACCATA TCAACCAAACAGAG GAATGGTTCTACCAGATAAAAGGCGACATGCTGCTCAAGATAGTAGAAAACGGTGATCAGTTCCGAGATGTCGTGATCAGAGAGGGAGAGATGTTTCTCTTGCCAG GCAACATTCCGCACTCTCCCCGTCGCCAAGGGGACACAATAGGCCTGGTGATGGAAAGGCAGCGACCTGTAGGAAGCATCGATCGTCTACGGTGGTACTGCGAGAATGAGAAGGAGCATGGTGAAACACCTGCCTTGATCCGTGAGGAGCAGTTCTTCTGTGAGGATATGGAAACGCAGCTCAAAGAGGTCATTGAGGATTGGATGAGGAACGAGAGCAGTCGCGAATGCAAGTTATGTGGCAGTATTGCCGCAGCGTGA